The following is a genomic window from Methylomarinum vadi.
AACAGATGGTTCTTCCCGGATTCGAACCCGAGGAACGCAACCAGATTCGCAAGGATATCGAAGCCCTGAAAATGCGACTGGCCAGAATTCCCGAAGAGCGGGAAATGGAAAAGGCGGCGATAGAGAAACGCTACGCAGGATTGACCGATAGAACCTTCCCGGTGGCCTTGGTCTTTCTCGTACCTGAGTCACAAAAGGGAGGCATTTCATGAAGGCAGGGTATTCTTCAACCGTAAAGGAGTTCCTGGATTGTAACCCAGACACTGTAGTTGGTGTACTTTCGCAAAAGATAGCCTCATCGGGTATCAGTCAACAACATAGCAAGCAAATCAACGTTTGGAATCAACAGGTTGAGGTTCTTAAAAACACCTTCAACGAGATAGCTCAATCAATCAGCCATGTTGGCGATTGGACCCTTGTTTTGGAGTATCCAATCCCAAGGCGTCAGAAGCGACCAGATGCTCTCGTATTGACTGACAACATGGTTTTTGTCATTGAGTTCAAGTTCGGAGCTACTGAGTATGATGCGGCATCCAGATGGCAGGCTGAGGATTACGCTCTCAATTTGAGAGATTTTCATGCAGAAAGTTCTGGTAGAGTCATCGTCCCTGTTTTATGTGCCACAGACGCTCGACCCATTGATGAGCATGTCTATCGCCTGAATGGAAGTCTTGTTGCCCCGCTGTTTAGGGCGAATGCTGCAACCCGTGGAACAACTTTGGGGACGAGTTATCGTATTTTGAAAGAGAGTTGCAACACTGAAAAATTGGATGCAAGCACATGGCTTTCTTCAGTTTATCGTCCTACCCTGACGATCATAGAGGCTGCAGAAACTCTTTACGAAAATCATAGTGTCCGTGACATCTCACACAACTACGCTGAAAACTTATCGGCAACGACCGATATGGTGGCTCAAGCAATTCTTTCAGCCAAAGCTGAAAAAAAGAGAACATTGATTCTGATTACCGGTGTGCCTGGTGCAGGTAAGACGTTGACCGGTTTGAATGTCGTCCACGATCCATCCATTCGTTCCAAGCAAGGTCCATCGGGAATCTTTCTTTCAGGAAATGGACCACTGGTAAAAGTCGTGCGAGAAGCTCTCGTGCTCAATGAACAAAAAGCAGGGCGCCGGAGAAACGAGGCCGAACACGAAGTTTCGACTTTCATTCAGAATGTCCACCAGTTTCTTCGTTACCATCGAGAAAATTGCGGGGCTGTTCCACACGAGCATGTCGTCGTTTTTGACGAATCCCAGCGTGCCTGGGACAGGCGCCAAATGAAACGGAAACAAGCCGTCGATTATTCCGAGCCGTTCGAACTACTGTCCGTCATGGAAAGAACACCTGACTGGTCCGTCGTCATCGGCCTCGTTGGGGGAGGTCAGGAAATATTTCTTGGCGAAGCTGGGCTTGGGGAGTGGGGAAGAGCTCTACAAGAAACGACATGCAATTGGAATGTGATAGCCTCACCGGAAGTGATTTCGGGTGGTTCAAGCGTGGCAGGACATCGCTTGTTCGAACATGGAGTTCCAACAGAGCTTGCTTTCACTTCCGAACCCCTGGCCCACTTGACCGTGAGTGTACGTAGCCATCGAGCCCAAAAAATTACCGATTGGGTCAACCAATTGTTGGAGCCGAATTCTGCCGCCGCCTGTAAGAGTTTTCCAGTTACCAAGGAGTTTCCATTATTCGTGACGAGAAGCCTGAGTGATGCACGTGAATGGTTGAGGTTGAGAAGTGGCGGGGATCTCCACAAGCGGTGTGGATTGGTTTGTGGCTCGGAAGACCAACGGCTGAGAGCTTATGGGTTGGAGAATTCAACTTCGTTTCGTAGCGGATACGCTTTCGAAAAATGGTTTCTCTCTTCTCCAGATGATGTTCGATCCAGTTATACACTTGAGGTGCCTGCAACTGAATTTGAATGTCAAGGTTTAGAGTTAGATTGGGTTGGTCTTTGTTGGGGCGGAGACCTCACGCTAGATGAAAAACGAAGTTCTTGGGTATACCGTAAATTTCGTGGTTCCAAATGGCAATACTGTCATTCGGAAGTAGAGAAGGGCTATGTTCGTAATAGATATAGAGTGTTACTGACGCGCGCTCGTGCGGGCATGGTCATTTGGGTTCCGCTTGGTTGCAATGAAGATTCCACTCGGCCACCGGAATGGTTCGATAGGATATACGAGCATTTACGGAATGCTGGCGTGCCCAAATTATCTACGTTCAAGGAAAAGGTTCTATGACAAGACAGATGTCTCAACATACCGAGTGGCTCTCGATGATCGAAGTGTCCGGTCCTTTTCTGGCCGTGGCCGTGCTGGAGAAGATTTTTCCGCAGGGACTGGAGTCGTTGGACACCTATGGGAAGAAACGTATCCGCTCCGCATACGAGGAATGGCGTGAGGCGGTGGAAGAAGACGATCCGCAGCTTCTCGAAATGCACCGGGCTTGGATAGAGCTTGTACTCAAAGAACTGTTGGAATACGAGGGCTTGGCGCTGATACTGGCGACGGACGACTTCACCTACAAGTCTCCGGATGGCGATGGCAGATTCAAGCCCGACTATGTCTTGAAGAGAGACGGTTCCCCTATGATGTTCCTCTCCGTCCTGCCCGAAGGCACGGATCTGGAAAAAGTGACTGTCGGAGATGGCTGGCCGGTTCCGGTTTTCGAACGGATGACCCTGCTTTGTCGTGACAAAGGAGTCCAACTCGGGCTAGTCACCAATGGCGAGCGCTGGATGCTGGTGAACGCACCGGTGGGCAGCACCTCTTCCCATGTATCATGGTACGCCCGTCTCTGGTTTCAGGAGCCGGTGACATTGAAGGCGTTTCAGTCTTTGCTGGGAGTGAGGCGCTGGTTCGGTCCCGAGGACGAGACACTTCCTGCCATACTCGAAGATTCGCTCCAGCACCATGAAGAAGTGACGGATACCCTCGGCGAACAGGTCAAGCGTGCCGTCGAGGTGTTGGTCCAGTGTCTGGACAAGGCCGATCAGGACAGAAACAGGGAACTCCTGCATGACGTGCCACCAGCTGAACTGTACGAGGCAGGATTGACGGTGATGATGCGGCTGGTGTTCGTTCTTTGCGCCGAAGAGCGAGGTCTCTTGCTGCTCGACGATCCGGTGTACGATCAGCATTACGCCATCACCACCCTGCGTGGACAACTGGCCGAAGAAGCCGATCAACACGGCCACGAAGTTCTGGAAAGAAGGCACGTGCCTGGGGCCGGCTGCTTGCCGTTTTCAGAGCCGTCTATGGCGGTATCGAACATGAATCGCTGCGGATGCCCGCATTGGGTGGATCGCTTTTCGACCCGGATCGTTTTCCGTTTCTCGAAGGACGGGCCAAAGGAACGCACTGGCAGGAGACGCCTGCACAACCACTTCCTATCGACAACCGAACCGTGTTGCTGCTGCTCGAAGCGTTGCAGGTCTTGGAACAACGAGGCGGAGCGCTACTACTTTCCTACAAGGCTCTGGATGTCGAACAAA
Proteins encoded in this region:
- a CDS encoding DUF2075 domain-containing protein yields the protein MKAGYSSTVKEFLDCNPDTVVGVLSQKIASSGISQQHSKQINVWNQQVEVLKNTFNEIAQSISHVGDWTLVLEYPIPRRQKRPDALVLTDNMVFVIEFKFGATEYDAASRWQAEDYALNLRDFHAESSGRVIVPVLCATDARPIDEHVYRLNGSLVAPLFRANAATRGTTLGTSYRILKESCNTEKLDASTWLSSVYRPTLTIIEAAETLYENHSVRDISHNYAENLSATTDMVAQAILSAKAEKKRTLILITGVPGAGKTLTGLNVVHDPSIRSKQGPSGIFLSGNGPLVKVVREALVLNEQKAGRRRNEAEHEVSTFIQNVHQFLRYHRENCGAVPHEHVVVFDESQRAWDRRQMKRKQAVDYSEPFELLSVMERTPDWSVVIGLVGGGQEIFLGEAGLGEWGRALQETTCNWNVIASPEVISGGSSVAGHRLFEHGVPTELAFTSEPLAHLTVSVRSHRAQKITDWVNQLLEPNSAAACKSFPVTKEFPLFVTRSLSDAREWLRLRSGGDLHKRCGLVCGSEDQRLRAYGLENSTSFRSGYAFEKWFLSSPDDVRSSYTLEVPATEFECQGLELDWVGLCWGGDLTLDEKRSSWVYRKFRGSKWQYCHSEVEKGYVRNRYRVLLTRARAGMVIWVPLGCNEDSTRPPEWFDRIYEHLRNAGVPKLSTFKEKVL
- a CDS encoding type IIL restriction-modification enzyme MmeI → MIEVSGPFLAVAVLEKIFPQGLESLDTYGKKRIRSAYEEWREAVEEDDPQLLEMHRAWIELVLKELLEYEGLALILATDDFTYKSPDGDGRFKPDYVLKRDGSPMMFLSVLPEGTDLEKVTVGDGWPVPVFERMTLLCRDKGVQLGLVTNGERWMLVNAPVGSTSSHVSWYARLWFQEPVTLKAFQSLLGVRRWFGPEDETLPAILEDSLQHHEEVTDTLGEQVKRAVEVLVQCLDKADQDRNRELLHDVPPAELYEAGLTVMMRLVFVLCAEERGLLLLDDPVYDQHYAITTLRGQLAEEADQHGHEVLERRHVPGAGCLPFSEPSMAVSNMNRCGCPHWVDRFSTRIVFRFSKDGPKERTGRRRLHNHFLSTTEPCCCCSKRCRSWNNEAERYYFPTRLWMSNKSGMSTKVCWNIPFAG